One Ricinus communis isolate WT05 ecotype wild-type chromosome 1, ASM1957865v1, whole genome shotgun sequence DNA window includes the following coding sequences:
- the LOC125369800 gene encoding uncharacterized protein LOC125369800 yields MVITRTMRTPLEVTTNHLSDTVHPEGWIPPYIPTHLFHDNVNANAYDEYENVQPRHRRGHNGVRGNAYNNHGDRGYEERRQVQPNHNSRRNIKVKIENFIAEYDAAIFLDWLQATEHALQHCHYSKEETVEIATLQFQGAARSWWHRDVANRARMGCEPIRQWHQLIFIMTQKYFPPVYKNEMRLKIALARQGTQTPLEFFAQLKDLYFKAVMSVTPATIRTKFLHGLHVDLREEIDVLPIKDITADSHMPVKSCPNPRKVFFCQATVYESFDDEEDNGEDPRTVYDDLADEEPYACGPPNLNEGTPLSLVARLALIVKDASVGDQREILFHTRCLLVTSSLSVIINSGSCCNILNERVVRVLNLPMSPHPQPYSLQWNSEGKGDVVTRKCHITFSIGTYVDTVTCDVVIMDATHLLLGRPWQYDKKTVPDRFFNTHTFQ; encoded by the exons ATGGTCATTACTCGGACCATGCGGACACCTCTAGAGGTGACCACCAATCACTTGAGTGACACAG TTCATCCGGAGGGGTGGATTCCTCCTTACATCCCTACACATTTGTTTCATGATAATGTTAATGCTAATGCCTATGATGAATATGAGAATGTGCAGCCTAGGCATAGGAGAGGCCACAATGGAGTTCGTGGGAATGCATATAATAATCACGGTGACCGCGGCTATGAGGAGAGACGCCAAGTTCAACCCAATCATAACTCTAGACGTAATATCAAGGTAAAGATTGAAAACTTTATTGCTGAATATGATGCGGCTATCTTTTTGGATTGGTTGCAGGCAACGGAACATGCACTTCAGCATTGCCACTATTCCAAAGAGGAAACGGTGGAGATTGCCACTTTGCAGTTCCAAGGAGCCGCAAGATCGTGGTGGCATAGAGATGTAGCCAATAGAGCTCGTATGGGATGTGAGCCTATTCGACAATGGCACCAACTTATCTTTATCATGACTCAAAAGTATTTCCCTCCGGTATATaaaaatgagatgagattGAAGATAGCATTAGCTCGACAAGGAACTCAAACACCTCTTGAGTTCTTTGCACAACTAAAAGACCTGTATTTCAAGGCAGTCATGAGTGTCACTCCGGCCACCATTCGGACCAAATTTCTCCATGGTCTTCATGTTGATTTGAGGGAAGAAATCGATGTGCTGCCCATCAAGGACATAACTGCAGACTCGCATATGCCGGTCAAAAG TTGTCCAAATCCTAGGAAGGTATTCTTTTGTCAAGCTACAGTGTATGAATCATTTGATGATGAAGAGGATAATGGCGAGGATCCGAGAACTGTTTATGATGACCTTGCTGATGAGGAACCTTATGCTTGTGGTCCCCCGAACTTGAATGAAGGAACGCCTCTTTCCCTTGTAGCTCGTCTTGCTTTGATAGTGAAAGATGCTTCTGTAGGGGACCAACGAGAGATTTTATTTCACACAAGGTGCCTTCTGGTAACTTCATCTTTGAGTGTGATAATAAATAGTGGTTCTTGCTGCAACATCTTAAATGAGAGAGTGGTGAGGGTGTTGAACTTACCTATGTCGCCACATCCTCAACCGTATAGCCTCCAATGGAATTCGGAAGGTAAAGGTGATGTGGTAACAAGGAAATGCCACATCACATTCTCTATTGGTACATATGTTGATACAGTTACTTGTGATGTTGTGATTATGGATGCTACTCACCTCCTTCTAGGTCGCCCTTGGCAATATGACAAGAAGACCGTGCCTGATAGGTTCTTTAACACGCACACCTTCCAATAG